From the Kitasatospora atroaurantiaca genome, the window GTTTCCAAGGCTTGTCCCAGAGTGCAGGGCAGATTTCCCACGTGTTACTCACCCGTTCGCCACTAATCCACTCCGAAGAGCTTCATCGTTCGACTTGCATGTGTTAAGCACGCCGCCAGCGTTCGTCCTGAGCCAGGATCAAACTCTCCGTGAATGTTTACCCGTAATCGGGTGAGACACTCGCGTTGAGCGGCACGGCAACCACCGGAATAGGGTGATCCCGCGCACTGCGTCCTCGCTGTGTTTTTACTTCAAAAGGAATCTCCAACCCGGACCGAACGGTCCAGGCCGGGGATGTCAACATATCTGGCGTTGACTTTTGGCACGCTGTTGAGTTCTCAAGGAACGGACGCTTCCTTCGAGTCGCTTATCAAGCGGACCCTCTGTGCGCTTCGTTCTTTCTTGTTTCCAGCTTATCAGATGTTTTCCGGCCGTTTTACCGGCTTTCGTTTCTCTGAATTCCCGCTGGAGGGGTTTCCTTCAACTTCGCTCCGAAGCTTATCAAAAGCTTTGGTGTGCTCAGTTCCGGGATTTGCCTGACCGGGCACGCATCCGTGGATGCCTACTGCCTCGACTTGGCTGTGTCTTAGACACTAACGCCTGGAGCAGACTGTTGTCCAGTCGCTCCAACCGTTCAAACCTACTAGCTCGCCGGTGCCACGTCAATGGTCCGGCGGGTTGATCATGAGACTACCAGGTCAGAGGCCTGGTCAGCACACCCGCCTCAGGCGGCGACCGGGTTCAGGTCGGTGCGGTCGGACTCGTCGACGTCACCGAACTCGCCCGCTGCAGCCGCACGGCGGCCCAGCACCAGTGCGTAGAGCAGGAAGAGCACCTCGGCGAGGACGCCGATGCCGATACGGGCCCAGGTCGGCAGGCCGGACGGGGTCACGAAGGCTTCGAGGATGCCGCTCACGAAGAGGACGGCGGTCAGGCCCAGGGCCATGCCGATGGTGGCGCGGCCCTCCTCGGCTAGGGCCGTGAGGCGGGTGCGGGGGCCGGGATCGATGATCGTCCAGCCGAGGCGGAGCCCCATGCCTCCGGCCACGAAGACCGCGGTGAGTTCCAGCAGGCCGTGCGGGAGGAGCAAGCCGAGGAAGAGATCCAGGCGGCCGGCGGAGGCCATCAGGCCGAGGGCGAGGCCCAGGTTCAGGACGTTCTCGAACAGCACCCACAGGACGGGCACGCCGAGGACGACCCCGAACACCAGGCACTGAGCGGCTATCCACGCGTTGTTGGTCCACACCTGGGCAGCGAAGGAGCTGGCCGGGTGGTCGGAGTAGTAGGTCTCGTACTGGCCGCCCGGCCTGGTCATCTCGCGGATCTGCTCGGGGGCGGCGAGGCTGTCCCGGACCTCGGGATGGGTGGTGACCCACCAGGCCACGAGGGCCGAGGCGAGCAGGGAGATCACCGCGATCGGGATCCACCAGCGCCGCGAGCGGTAGAGGGCGGCCGGGAAGCTGACCGTGAAGTACCGGCCCGCGTCGCGCCAGGACGAGTTGCGGCTGCCGGTCACGGCGCTCCGGCCCCGGGCGACCAGGGTGGTGAGCCGGCCCTCCAGGGTCGGGTCGGGAGCGGCGGCCTGGACCTGGGCGAGGTGGCTGGTGGCGCGCTGGTACAGAGTGACGAGCTCGTCGGCCTCCTC encodes:
- a CDS encoding stage II sporulation protein M, whose protein sequence is MDLDVFVTAHQAEWHRLEVLSSRRRLSGEEADELVTLYQRATSHLAQVQAAAPDPTLEGRLTTLVARGRSAVTGSRNSSWRDAGRYFTVSFPAALYRSRRWWIPIAVISLLASALVAWWVTTHPEVRDSLAAPEQIREMTRPGGQYETYYSDHPASSFAAQVWTNNAWIAAQCLVFGVVLGVPVLWVLFENVLNLGLALGLMASAGRLDLFLGLLLPHGLLELTAVFVAGGMGLRLGWTIIDPGPRTRLTALAEEGRATIGMALGLTAVLFVSGILEAFVTPSGLPTWARIGIGVLAEVLFLLYALVLGRRAAAAGEFGDVDESDRTDLNPVAA